The proteins below come from a single Parageobacillus thermoglucosidasius genomic window:
- a CDS encoding YdiK family protein gives MMKGSPLQFALFYFLMGILFTYLSIQSADETIWNFFTIVLAILATLDFGTAIRLLILHFKK, from the coding sequence ATGATGAAAGGGTCACCATTGCAATTCGCGCTTTTCTATTTCCTGATGGGCATACTATTTACTTACTTGTCGATTCAAAGCGCGGATGAAACCATTTGGAATTTTTTCACGATCGTTCTTGCGATACTGGCTACGCTCGATTTTGGCACCGCAATTCGCCTGTTAATACTCCACTTTAAAAAATAA
- the tatC gene encoding twin-arginine translocase subunit TatC, with product MDDKEMSVYEHLGELRKRLIIVVVFFVIAVVASFFFVEPVILYLQQTDEAKELTMNAFRLTDPVKIYFQFAFVIAFILTSPVLLYQIWAFVSPGLYEKERRITLSYIPISIFLFLAGVGFAYFVLFPFVVRFMQNLAERLGIHQVIGINEYFQFLLQLVLPFGIVFQLPVVVMFLTRLGLITPMLLVKVRKYAYLVLLILAAIITPPDVLSQIIVMIPLSVLYEISIWISKMAYRKVLLARKEQENLP from the coding sequence ATGGACGATAAAGAAATGTCGGTGTATGAACACCTGGGAGAATTGCGAAAGCGGCTGATTATCGTTGTTGTGTTTTTTGTTATCGCAGTTGTTGCCAGCTTCTTTTTCGTGGAGCCCGTCATTTTATATTTGCAGCAGACGGATGAAGCGAAAGAATTGACGATGAATGCTTTTCGCCTGACAGACCCGGTAAAAATTTATTTTCAATTTGCGTTTGTCATTGCGTTTATTCTGACTTCTCCGGTTCTTCTTTATCAAATTTGGGCATTTGTCAGCCCGGGGCTGTATGAAAAAGAACGAAGAATCACATTAAGCTACATTCCAATCTCCATTTTTCTCTTTTTAGCCGGCGTCGGTTTTGCATACTTCGTCCTCTTTCCTTTCGTTGTTCGCTTTATGCAAAATTTAGCAGAACGCCTTGGCATTCATCAAGTTATCGGCATTAATGAATATTTTCAGTTTTTACTTCAGCTTGTTTTGCCGTTTGGGATCGTATTTCAGCTGCCGGTTGTTGTGATGTTTTTAACAAGGCTCGGCTTGATTACACCGATGTTGTTAGTGAAAGTGCGCAAATATGCATATTTAGTTTTATTGATTTTGGCGGCAATCATTACTCCGCCGGATGTGCTGTCACAAATCATTGTCATGATTCCGCTTTCGGTTTTATACGAAATTAGCATTTGGATTTCGAAAATGGCTTATCGAAAAGTGTTATTGGCGCGGAAGGAACAAGAAAACCTCCCGTGA
- a CDS encoding ATP-binding cassette domain-containing protein, with the protein MIILQVNQLTKYFGADLILSNIKLEIQSKDRIALVGRNGAGKSTLLKIIAGEMSYDSGEIIKPKEVSIGYLAQDSGLHSSLSIWEEMMTVFAPLKEMETQLREMELQMGDPDLLADSSRYKKLLKDYDTLQERYKEQGGYQYEADIRSVLHGLQFSQYDYMTTPVQSLSGGQRTRLALGKLLLMKPDLLILDEPTNHLDLETLTWLEQYLQTYPGAILVVSHDRYFLDKIATQVYELSRTTLRRYVGNYSHYLEQKATEYERERKLYEKQQEEIAKLQDFIQRNIARASTTRRAQSRRKQLEKMKVIEKPIGDEKSASFSFDIERQSGNDVLIAEDVAVGYDMGKPLIRNIRFRITRGESIALVGPNGIGKSTLLKAIVNKLPLQSGHFRYGSNVQIGYYDQNQAELSSNKRVLDELWDAYPDKTEKEIRTVLGNFLFSGDDVLKPVSALSGGEKARLALAKLMMQKANFLILDEPTNHLDLDSKEVLENALIEYPGTILFVSHDRYFINRIATKIYELSSAGITEYLGDYDYYIAKKAEMLELQRLASEKRADRAYEESSSKLSYEQEKEAKKQERQRKRRIEEIETEISELERQIAQIDEQLCNPEIYQDHEKVQQLTKENEERKEKLEKLLEEWETLHTLQ; encoded by the coding sequence ATGATTATTTTACAAGTCAATCAATTAACGAAATATTTCGGTGCTGACCTTATTTTATCGAATATAAAATTAGAAATACAATCAAAAGACCGAATTGCCCTCGTCGGAAGAAACGGGGCGGGAAAATCGACATTATTAAAAATCATCGCCGGCGAAATGTCGTATGACAGCGGGGAAATCATCAAACCAAAGGAAGTATCGATCGGATATCTCGCGCAAGATAGCGGGCTGCATTCCTCTTTATCGATTTGGGAAGAAATGATGACGGTATTCGCCCCGCTGAAAGAAATGGAAACGCAATTGCGCGAGATGGAACTGCAAATGGGCGATCCCGACTTGCTTGCCGATTCTTCCCGCTACAAAAAGCTGTTAAAAGATTACGATACATTACAAGAGCGCTATAAAGAACAAGGCGGTTATCAATACGAAGCCGATATCCGCTCGGTTTTGCACGGTTTGCAATTTTCGCAATATGACTATATGACAACTCCCGTTCAGTCATTAAGCGGCGGGCAACGGACTCGCCTGGCGCTTGGGAAACTGCTTTTAATGAAGCCGGATTTGCTTATTTTGGACGAACCGACAAACCATTTAGATCTGGAGACATTAACATGGCTTGAACAATATTTGCAAACATATCCCGGCGCTATTCTCGTCGTATCCCACGACCGTTACTTTCTCGATAAAATCGCCACCCAAGTATATGAGCTATCGCGTACAACGTTAAGACGATACGTGGGAAATTATAGCCATTATTTAGAACAAAAAGCGACGGAATACGAACGGGAACGGAAATTGTACGAAAAACAGCAAGAAGAAATCGCCAAACTCCAAGACTTTATTCAACGGAATATCGCCCGCGCTTCAACAACGCGGCGCGCCCAAAGCCGGCGGAAACAGCTGGAAAAAATGAAGGTCATCGAAAAGCCGATAGGTGATGAAAAATCTGCTTCTTTTTCTTTCGATATTGAACGGCAAAGCGGAAATGATGTGCTGATCGCCGAAGACGTCGCAGTCGGGTATGATATGGGCAAACCGCTTATTCGCAACATTCGTTTCCGCATCACCCGCGGCGAAAGCATTGCACTTGTCGGGCCAAACGGAATCGGAAAGTCAACATTGTTAAAAGCGATCGTAAATAAACTGCCGCTACAATCAGGGCATTTCCGCTATGGTTCGAACGTGCAAATCGGCTATTACGATCAAAATCAAGCAGAATTGTCGTCTAATAAGCGCGTTTTAGACGAACTTTGGGATGCATATCCTGACAAAACGGAAAAAGAAATCCGGACAGTACTTGGTAATTTTTTATTTTCCGGAGACGATGTGCTGAAACCTGTATCGGCGCTAAGCGGCGGCGAAAAAGCAAGATTGGCGCTTGCCAAATTAATGATGCAAAAAGCAAATTTCCTGATTCTTGACGAACCGACAAACCATCTTGATTTAGATAGCAAAGAAGTGCTCGAAAACGCCTTAATCGAATATCCGGGAACCATTTTATTCGTTTCACACGACCGCTATTTTATTAACCGAATCGCCACGAAAATATATGAACTTTCTAGCGCCGGAATTACCGAGTATTTAGGGGACTATGATTACTACATCGCCAAAAAAGCGGAAATGCTTGAGCTGCAGCGCCTCGCGTCCGAGAAACGAGCAGACCGTGCTTATGAAGAATCATCATCGAAACTTAGCTATGAACAGGAAAAAGAGGCGAAAAAGCAAGAACGGCAGCGCAAACGGCGCATTGAAGAAATTGAAACAGAAATTAGCGAATTGGAACGGCAAATTGCGCAGATCGACGAGCAATTATGCAATCCGGAAATTTATCAAGATCATGAAAAAGTACAACAATTAACAAAAGAGAATGAAGAAAGAAAGGAAAAATTAGAAAAGCTACTGGAAGAATGGGAAACACTTCATACATTACAATAA
- a CDS encoding antibiotic biosynthesis monooxygenase family protein — translation MFVQLRKITVTEGNAEKVVEQFGKPGIIEQQEGFVDIKIMVKKQRGGKEEVIVLVTWESEEHWKRWEKSDAHIAAHRAKRNQPKPEYMLNVEVGMYEVKAVKKATGNKQNESSV, via the coding sequence ATGTTTGTACAATTAAGAAAAATTACGGTGACAGAAGGAAACGCAGAGAAAGTGGTTGAACAATTCGGCAAACCGGGAATCATTGAACAGCAGGAAGGGTTTGTTGACATTAAAATTATGGTGAAAAAACAAAGGGGCGGGAAAGAAGAAGTCATTGTCTTGGTCACTTGGGAATCAGAAGAACATTGGAAGCGATGGGAAAAAAGCGATGCGCATATTGCCGCCCACAGAGCAAAGCGCAACCAGCCGAAACCAGAATACATGCTTAATGTTGAAGTAGGCATGTACGAAGTAAAAGCAGTAAAGAAAGCAACGGGAAACAAGCAGAATGAATCATCTGTGTGA
- a CDS encoding redox-sensing transcriptional repressor Rex translates to MNNEQPKIPQATAKRLPLYYRFLKNLHASGKQRVSSAELSEAVKVDSATIRRDFSYFGALGKKGYGYNVNYLLSFFRKTLDQDEITEVALFGVGNLGTAFLNYNFSKNNNTKIVIAFDVDEEKIGKEVGGVPVYHLDEMETRLHEGIPVAILTVPAHVAQWITDRLVQKGIKGILNFTPARLNVPKHIRVHHIDLAVELQSLVYFLKNYPAE, encoded by the coding sequence ATGAACAATGAGCAACCAAAAATTCCACAAGCAACCGCAAAACGTTTGCCGTTGTATTACCGTTTTTTAAAAAATTTACATGCTTCAGGAAAACAACGGGTTTCTTCCGCGGAGTTGAGTGAGGCAGTGAAAGTCGACTCTGCGACAATTCGCCGTGATTTTTCTTATTTCGGTGCGCTTGGCAAAAAAGGATACGGATATAATGTCAACTATTTATTGTCTTTTTTTCGCAAGACGCTTGATCAAGATGAGATTACCGAGGTGGCGCTATTTGGCGTCGGAAACTTGGGGACGGCATTTTTAAATTATAATTTTTCGAAAAACAACAATACAAAAATTGTGATCGCATTTGATGTGGATGAAGAGAAGATAGGAAAAGAAGTTGGCGGTGTGCCTGTTTACCATTTGGATGAGATGGAAACCCGCCTTCACGAGGGCATTCCTGTCGCGATTTTGACCGTTCCGGCTCATGTAGCGCAATGGATTACCGATCGTCTCGTTCAAAAGGGAATTAAAGGAATTTTAAACTTTACGCCAGCCCGTTTAAATGTGCCGAAACATATTCGCGTCCACCATATTGATTTGGCGGTCGAGTTGCAATCGCTAGTCTATTTCTTGAAAAATTATCCAGCCGAATAA
- the groES gene encoding co-chaperone GroES, giving the protein MIKPLGDRVVIEIVETEEKTASGIVLPDTAKEKPQEGKVVAVGKGRVLDNGQRVAPEVEVGDRIIFSKYAGTEVKYDGKEYLILRESDILAVIG; this is encoded by the coding sequence GTGATAAAGCCATTAGGTGATCGCGTTGTCATTGAAATCGTTGAAACGGAAGAAAAAACTGCAAGCGGTATCGTATTGCCAGATACTGCAAAAGAAAAACCGCAAGAAGGCAAAGTTGTTGCCGTTGGAAAAGGACGCGTACTTGACAACGGTCAACGCGTAGCTCCAGAAGTGGAAGTTGGCGATCGCATTATCTTCTCGAAATATGCGGGTACAGAAGTGAAATATGACGGCAAAGAATACTTAATTTTGCGTGAAAGCGATATTTTGGCTGTGATTGGTTAA
- a CDS encoding CPBP family intramembrane glutamic endopeptidase, whose product MKRRYWYVIITYVIMQLSGLIGVPLLRFLGVGKHAKNDFVAAAIASGYWAVISFSVALLLILFFLREDIKQRHTRYGVPLSTAWMWAVGGFFLSLFAQSVAANIEWRLLGIEPGSENTKRIVDIIQVTPLLMVVTSIIGPILEEIIFRKIIFGTLYQKYNFFISALVSSLLFAVVHMELEHLLLYATMGFTFAFLYAKTKRIFVPIFAHVTMNTFVVLVQTLFADDIEKMMRQTEHIQFIIGGL is encoded by the coding sequence TTGAAACGGCGCTATTGGTATGTCATTATTACGTACGTCATCATGCAGCTGTCAGGTCTCATAGGAGTCCCGTTGCTGCGTTTTCTCGGTGTCGGAAAACATGCAAAAAATGACTTTGTCGCGGCGGCGATCGCCTCTGGCTATTGGGCGGTGATCAGCTTTTCCGTTGCCCTTCTCCTCATCCTCTTTTTCTTGCGCGAGGATATCAAACAGCGGCACACCCGCTATGGCGTTCCGTTATCAACAGCATGGATGTGGGCTGTCGGCGGCTTCTTTTTGTCATTGTTCGCTCAAAGTGTTGCCGCCAATATTGAATGGCGCTTGCTCGGCATCGAGCCTGGTTCAGAAAATACAAAACGAATTGTCGATATCATTCAGGTCACACCATTATTGATGGTTGTCACTTCCATCATCGGACCAATTTTAGAAGAAATTATTTTCCGCAAAATTATTTTCGGAACGCTATATCAAAAATATAACTTTTTCATTTCCGCGCTAGTGAGTTCACTTTTATTTGCCGTCGTCCATATGGAACTTGAACACTTGCTATTGTATGCAACAATGGGATTTACCTTTGCGTTTCTTTATGCGAAAACAAAACGCATTTTCGTTCCGATTTTTGCCCATGTCACGATGAATACGTTCGTCGTACTCGTACAGACGCTATTTGCCGACGATATTGAAAAAATGATGCGGCAGACAGAACATATACAATTCATCATTGGAGGCTTGTAG
- the rimI gene encoding ribosomal protein S18-alanine N-acetyltransferase — protein sequence MGMEIRFRSMTLSDIDAVLQVEHASFTVPWSRESFYNELVYNRYAKYIVMEHNNRIIGYAGMWVVIDEAHITNVAVLPEYRGKKLGEALMRKLMETAKQLGAVTMTLEVRVSNHVAQSLYRKLGFLNGGIRRQYYPDNLEDALVMWVNLS from the coding sequence ATGGGGATGGAAATTCGATTTCGCTCAATGACCTTAAGTGATATTGATGCAGTGTTGCAGGTGGAACATGCCTCTTTTACGGTTCCTTGGAGCAGAGAATCGTTTTATAATGAACTTGTTTATAATCGTTATGCGAAATACATCGTCATGGAACATAACAACCGCATCATCGGTTATGCGGGAATGTGGGTCGTGATTGATGAAGCGCATATTACAAATGTAGCTGTATTGCCTGAATATCGCGGTAAAAAATTAGGCGAAGCGCTAATGCGTAAATTGATGGAAACGGCGAAACAGCTCGGTGCCGTCACGATGACGTTGGAAGTTCGCGTTTCTAACCATGTAGCCCAATCTTTATATCGGAAATTAGGGTTTCTTAATGGCGGAATCCGCAGACAATATTATCCAGACAATTTAGAAGATGCTCTTGTAATGTGGGTGAATTTATCATGA
- the groL gene encoding chaperonin GroEL (60 kDa chaperone family; promotes refolding of misfolded polypeptides especially under stressful conditions; forms two stacked rings of heptamers to form a barrel-shaped 14mer; ends can be capped by GroES; misfolded proteins enter the barrel where they are refolded when GroES binds), translating into MAKEIKFSEEARRAMLRGVDKLADAVKVTLGPKGRNVVLEKKFGSPLITNDGVTIAKEIELEDPFENMGAKLVAEVASKTNDVAGDGTTTATVLAQAMIREGLKNVTAGANPMGIRKGIEKAVAVAVEELKAISKPIQGKESIAQVAAISAADEEVGQLIAEAMERVGNDGVITLEESKGFTTELDVVEGMQFDRGYASPYMITDTEKMEAVLENPYILITDKKISNIQDILPILEQVVQQGKPLLIIAEDVEGEALATLVVNKLRGTFTAVAVKAPGFGDRRKAMLEDIAILTGGEVISEELGRELKSTTIASLGRASKVVVTKENTTIVEGAGDSERIKARINQIRAQLEETTSEFDREKLQERLAKLAGGVAVIKVGAATETELKERKLRIEDALNSTRAAVEEGIVAGGGTALMNVYNKVAAIEAEGDEATGVKIVLRAIEEPVRQIAQNAGLEGSVIVERLKSEKPGIGFNAATGEWVNMIEAGIVDPTKVTRSALQNAASVAAMFLTTEAVVADKPEENKGGNSGMPDMGGMM; encoded by the coding sequence ATGGCAAAAGAAATTAAATTCAGCGAAGAAGCTCGTCGTGCGATGCTGCGCGGTGTTGACAAACTAGCTGATGCAGTAAAAGTAACGTTAGGTCCAAAAGGCCGTAACGTTGTATTAGAGAAAAAATTCGGTTCTCCATTAATTACAAACGACGGTGTTACGATCGCGAAAGAAATCGAATTAGAAGACCCATTTGAAAACATGGGTGCGAAGCTTGTTGCTGAAGTTGCAAGCAAAACAAACGATGTTGCTGGGGACGGTACAACAACAGCGACAGTTTTAGCTCAAGCGATGATCCGTGAAGGCTTAAAGAACGTAACAGCTGGCGCAAACCCAATGGGAATCCGCAAAGGTATTGAAAAAGCGGTTGCTGTAGCGGTAGAAGAATTAAAAGCAATCTCCAAACCAATCCAAGGAAAAGAATCGATCGCGCAAGTTGCGGCTATTTCTGCGGCTGACGAAGAAGTTGGCCAATTAATTGCAGAAGCAATGGAACGCGTCGGCAACGACGGTGTTATCACATTAGAAGAATCAAAAGGTTTCACAACAGAATTAGATGTTGTGGAAGGTATGCAATTTGACCGCGGTTATGCGTCTCCATACATGATCACAGATACAGAAAAAATGGAAGCAGTGCTTGAAAATCCATATATCTTAATCACTGACAAAAAAATCTCGAACATTCAAGACATCTTGCCTATCTTAGAACAAGTTGTTCAACAAGGCAAACCATTGTTAATCATCGCGGAAGACGTCGAAGGCGAAGCGCTTGCAACATTAGTTGTTAACAAACTTCGCGGCACGTTCACTGCGGTAGCGGTTAAAGCGCCTGGCTTCGGTGATCGCCGTAAAGCAATGTTGGAAGACATCGCAATCTTAACTGGCGGTGAAGTCATCTCCGAAGAATTAGGACGCGAATTAAAATCAACAACAATTGCATCACTTGGCCGCGCTTCGAAAGTTGTTGTAACGAAAGAAAATACAACAATCGTTGAAGGCGCTGGCGATTCTGAACGCATTAAAGCTCGCATCAACCAAATCCGCGCTCAATTAGAAGAAACTACTTCTGAATTCGACCGCGAAAAATTACAAGAACGTTTGGCAAAACTTGCTGGCGGCGTAGCGGTCATCAAAGTTGGTGCAGCGACAGAAACAGAATTGAAAGAACGCAAATTGCGCATTGAAGACGCGCTCAACTCTACTCGTGCGGCTGTCGAAGAAGGTATCGTAGCCGGCGGTGGTACGGCATTAATGAACGTATATAACAAAGTTGCTGCGATCGAAGCAGAAGGCGACGAAGCAACTGGTGTGAAAATCGTTCTTCGCGCAATCGAAGAGCCAGTTCGCCAAATCGCGCAAAACGCTGGTTTGGAAGGCTCTGTCATTGTTGAACGCTTAAAATCCGAAAAACCTGGCATCGGCTTCAACGCTGCTACTGGCGAATGGGTAAACATGATCGAAGCTGGTATTGTTGACCCAACGAAAGTAACTCGCTCCGCTCTGCAAAACGCAGCTTCTGTTGCCGCTATGTTCTTAACAACAGAAGCAGTTGTCGCTGACAAACCAGAAGAAAACAAAGGCGGCAATAGCGGAATGCCTGACATGGGCGGAATGATGTAA
- the moaC gene encoding cyclic pyranopterin monophosphate synthase MoaC: MTSFTHFNEQGRAKMVDITEKEDTVRVAVARTSVTVNKEIYEKMTNHAIEKGDVLAVAQIAGVMAAKKTPDLIPMCHPLMLKGVDIQFAWHVEEEKALYKLLITATVKTKGSTGVEMEALTAASVCALTVYDMCKALDKGMVIGPTYLVEKKGGKSGHYQREKSCAGGFVNEQ, translated from the coding sequence TTGACATCATTTACGCATTTTAATGAACAAGGCCGCGCCAAAATGGTCGATATTACAGAAAAAGAAGACACGGTTCGAGTAGCGGTTGCGCGGACGAGCGTGACCGTCAATAAAGAAATTTACGAAAAAATGACGAATCATGCGATTGAAAAAGGGGACGTGCTTGCTGTGGCGCAAATAGCTGGCGTTATGGCGGCCAAAAAGACGCCGGATTTAATTCCGATGTGCCATCCCCTTATGTTGAAAGGAGTCGACATCCAGTTTGCTTGGCATGTCGAGGAAGAAAAAGCATTATATAAGCTGTTGATTACCGCAACAGTAAAAACGAAGGGAAGTACAGGAGTGGAGATGGAAGCGCTAACGGCTGCTTCTGTTTGTGCGCTGACAGTGTATGATATGTGTAAAGCGCTGGATAAAGGAATGGTTATTGGTCCAACCTATTTGGTGGAAAAAAAGGGTGGCAAATCAGGCCATTATCAACGAGAAAAAAGTTGTGCTGGGGGATTTGTGAATGAACAATGA
- a CDS encoding YbaK/EbsC family protein: MSLESVRAHLKKWNRDQDIMVFDTPSATVEQAAQTIGVEPARIAKTLCFRDKGDRALLVVTAGDAKIDNKKFRHTFGFKARMLSAEEVLEQTGHVVGGVCPFGLANDLDVFLDLSLKRFKTVFPACGSINSAIEVSPEELWEYSGAKDWIDVCKDWQESDTEGKAG, encoded by the coding sequence ATGTCCCTGGAAAGTGTCAGAGCCCATCTAAAAAAATGGAACCGGGACCAGGATATTATGGTCTTCGATACCCCGAGCGCCACGGTAGAACAGGCCGCCCAGACCATCGGCGTCGAACCGGCCCGCATCGCCAAAACCTTATGCTTCCGGGACAAAGGAGACAGGGCGCTGTTGGTCGTGACTGCCGGCGACGCCAAAATCGACAACAAAAAATTCCGTCATACTTTCGGTTTTAAAGCGCGGATGTTAAGCGCCGAGGAAGTGCTCGAACAAACAGGCCACGTGGTCGGAGGGGTTTGCCCTTTCGGATTGGCCAATGATTTGGACGTCTTTTTAGACCTGTCCTTAAAGCGGTTCAAAACCGTTTTCCCCGCATGCGGAAGCATCAACTCCGCCATTGAAGTGAGTCCGGAAGAATTGTGGGAATATTCCGGGGCTAAGGATTGGATCGACGTATGCAAAGATTGGCAGGAATCGGATACGGAAGGGAAAGCAGGATAA
- the tatA gene encoding twin-arginine translocase TatA/TatE family subunit produces MKYLLIVLVILLLFGTKKLPELGKSLGQSLREFKDATKGLADEDEKKQDQS; encoded by the coding sequence GTGAAATATTTGCTAATTGTGCTTGTTATTCTATTATTGTTTGGAACGAAAAAACTCCCGGAGTTGGGCAAATCGCTCGGCCAATCGCTGCGCGAGTTTAAAGATGCGACAAAAGGGCTGGCGGATGAGGATGAAAAAAAACAAGACCAATCATGA
- the tsaD gene encoding tRNA (adenosine(37)-N6)-threonylcarbamoyltransferase complex transferase subunit TsaD, translating to MSHDIYVLGIETSCDETAAAVVKNGTEILSNIVASQMESHKRFGGVVPEIASRHHVEQITLVIEEAMNKAGVSFQQLNAIAVTQGPGLVGALLIGVNAAKALAFAYGLPLVGVHHIAGHIYANRLVADMKFPLLSLVVSGGHTELVYMEEHGKFQVIGETRDDAAGEAYDKVARALNLPYPGGPHIDRLAHEGRVTIDLPRAWLEEGSYDFSFSGLKSAVLNTLHNAKQRGEHIDPKNMAASFQASVIDVLVTKTVNAAKEYNVRQVLLAGGVAANRGLRAELERKMAELDDIELVIPPLSLCTDNAAMIAAAGTVLFEQGKRADMTLNADPSLELA from the coding sequence ATGAGTCATGACATATATGTACTTGGAATTGAAACGAGCTGTGACGAAACCGCAGCGGCAGTGGTGAAAAACGGGACAGAAATTTTGTCCAACATCGTCGCTTCACAAATGGAAAGCCATAAGCGCTTTGGTGGCGTTGTTCCAGAAATTGCCTCGCGCCATCATGTGGAGCAGATTACGCTCGTTATTGAAGAAGCGATGAATAAGGCTGGCGTTTCATTCCAGCAGTTGAACGCTATTGCGGTCACGCAAGGCCCGGGATTAGTCGGTGCGCTTTTAATTGGTGTGAACGCGGCAAAAGCGTTAGCATTTGCCTATGGTCTTCCTCTTGTAGGCGTACACCATATCGCTGGGCATATTTACGCGAATCGGCTTGTTGCGGACATGAAGTTTCCGTTATTGTCGCTCGTTGTTTCTGGCGGGCATACGGAGCTTGTGTACATGGAGGAGCATGGCAAGTTCCAGGTCATCGGTGAAACTCGTGATGATGCAGCAGGAGAAGCGTATGACAAAGTGGCGAGGGCGTTAAACCTTCCTTACCCAGGCGGCCCGCATATTGACCGTCTGGCACATGAAGGAAGGGTGACGATTGATTTGCCACGGGCATGGCTGGAGGAAGGGTCGTATGACTTTAGCTTCAGCGGCTTGAAATCGGCCGTATTAAACACGCTTCATAACGCGAAGCAACGCGGGGAACATATCGATCCGAAAAATATGGCGGCCAGCTTCCAAGCGAGCGTCATTGACGTGCTTGTGACCAAAACGGTCAACGCGGCAAAAGAATACAACGTACGTCAAGTGCTGCTTGCGGGTGGAGTTGCGGCAAATAGAGGCTTGCGAGCAGAGTTGGAGCGAAAAATGGCCGAATTGGACGATATCGAGTTAGTCATTCCGCCATTATCGCTCTGCACCGACAATGCAGCGATGATTGCAGCGGCAGGAACCGTTTTGTTTGAACAAGGAAAACGCGCCGATATGACATTAAACGCCGATCCAAGTTTAGAATTAGCGTAA